The genomic DNA TTTGAGGAGTAATCGGGTAGGCGGCTACCACCTCAACCCTTGCAAGTTTTGCTGCAATAGATGCGGCTATCGAGACCTCTATACCCTTCTTTGCATTCATCGTTCTTCCTCCACCATCTTGATTGCCCCTGGTTTACATTCCTTCGCACATATACCACAGCCCTTACAATAGTCGAGATTGGCGGTATAAAGACCATCGTTTGTTTGATAGATTGCCGCATCAGGGCAATAAAGCCAACAGAGACCACATTTTATACACTTTGCATCATTCCATATAGGTTTCTGGGAACGCCAATCCCCTGTTTTATATTCCCTTGCACTTCCAACTTCTTCTATCACACACCCAACATTCAGTTCATGCCATTTGTATTCATCCATCGGTTTAGCCATATAAGGTCCCCCTCCTGTATTTAAAAACTATTAGGAAATATTTGTCAAGAAAATCACAAGGACTTATCTTACAATTTTTTAAATATGGTTTTCTCATGTGAATGTTTATTGGTGTCAATACTACTTTACTATACGCTGATACTTGGGGTCTTCCCATTCTAAAATCACCTTTCCCTGTATTTCTGATATTATGTCATCTGTCAGGTGTCTGAACCTGCCCTGCCCATTAAGGTAATCCGTAACGGGTGCTAATGGTTCTGTACTATATGTAATCCTGTACCTGCCATTTTCAACTTGTGCGAATATTATTAACATAGAGTGTTGAATTTTCATATAAAAAAAGAAGCATTTCCAGAAGAAGTTAATAGGGAAGTTGAAAATGTGGGTGCAAAGGTTCTTGCTCAATACGTAGTCTTGGGACAGTATGATTTTATTGAAAAAATGACCTGAAGAAAGACAGTGAATAGTCCCGTATTAACTTTTACCGCTTTTAAATCATTGACATTCCACATTTATTAATTTTAAATTTACACAGTGGGATTCCTTACATATAAAGATGCAGGGGTAGATGTAAACAAGGCTGATGAATATCTAAATAGCATAAAACATAGAATACAGAATACATTTAATTCCCTGGTTCTAAACCCGATAGGAGGGTTTGCTGCATTAACCGAGATCCCGAAGGATTATAAAAACCCTGTCCTTGTTAGTTCCACAGATGGCGTTGGCACCAAACTAAAAATTGCATTTAACTCTGATAAACACGATACTGTTGGAATTGATCTTGTAGCTATGGGTGCCAATGATATCCTGACAATGGGGGCAAAACCATACTTTTTTCTCGATTATTTTGCCTGTGGTCGAATAGAAGAAAAGGTTTTTAAAGAAGTTATCACGGGTGTATGTGAAGGGTGTAAAATGGCTGGATGTGCCCTTATAGGAGGAGAGACTGCAGAAATGCCTTCTTTTTATAAGGAAGGAGAATATGACCTTGCTGGATTTATAGTAGGTTTTGCTGAGAAAGAAAAAATTATAGATGGTTCAACGA from Pseudomonadota bacterium includes the following:
- a CDS encoding 4Fe-4S binding protein, coding for MAKPMDEYKWHELNVGCVIEEVGSAREYKTGDWRSQKPIWNDAKCIKCGLCWLYCPDAAIYQTNDGLYTANLDYCKGCGICAKECKPGAIKMVEEER